One region of Sulfuriroseicoccus oceanibius genomic DNA includes:
- a CDS encoding YitT family protein: MERSPTPPVIRVPMLLLGIVILSWGFNSLLLANEVLIGGLPGFSILVLKQFGMDPSVTQWALGIPIFFIGWAFLGRREIINSLGGALVLPLVIWLMRDVFPLQVGNQVLAAVFGGLTCGLGLGLIFRANATVGGFSIIARIFSRWLGVPISHCMLAIDGVIVLAAGSFFGAEAAMLALLSVFSLSKAIDIVQTGVGGAKSVTIITENEEAMREMLLQRLDSGATVLKATGAHSGDDRAFIVSVVPRAKVARLRRNIKRVDPAAFTVITDASEVLGYGFQDHG, from the coding sequence ATGGAACGTTCACCCACACCACCCGTGATCCGTGTGCCGATGTTATTGCTCGGCATTGTCATTCTTTCGTGGGGGTTCAACTCCTTGCTACTGGCGAACGAGGTGTTGATTGGGGGCTTGCCCGGTTTTTCGATTCTTGTGCTGAAGCAGTTTGGGATGGACCCGTCGGTCACGCAGTGGGCGTTGGGGATTCCTATTTTCTTTATAGGGTGGGCATTCCTAGGACGGCGGGAGATTATCAACTCATTGGGCGGGGCGCTGGTGTTGCCGTTGGTGATTTGGCTAATGCGCGATGTGTTCCCGCTGCAGGTGGGCAACCAGGTGTTGGCAGCCGTTTTTGGTGGGTTGACCTGCGGTCTTGGACTGGGGCTGATTTTTCGCGCGAACGCGACGGTCGGCGGCTTTTCGATCATCGCCCGGATTTTTTCGCGCTGGCTGGGCGTGCCGATCAGTCACTGCATGCTGGCCATTGATGGAGTGATCGTACTGGCGGCGGGATCGTTCTTTGGCGCGGAGGCTGCGATGCTGGCATTGCTCAGTGTGTTTTCATTGAGCAAGGCGATCGACATCGTGCAGACCGGTGTGGGCGGTGCGAAGTCGGTGACCATCATCACCGAGAACGAAGAGGCAATGCGCGAAATGTTGCTGCAGCGTTTGGACAGCGGAGCCACGGTGCTAAAGGCTACCGGAGCCCACAGCGGCGACGACCGTGCGTTCATCGTGAGCGTGGTGCCTCGAGCCAAGGTCGCGCGCTTGCGGCGTAATATCAAACGGGTGGATCCGGCTGCGTTTACAGTGATCACGGACGCGTCCGAGGTGCTGGGTTACGGGTTCCAGGATCATGGTTAG
- a CDS encoding HAD-IB family phosphatase, translated as MTHDKLLFLDCDSTLSAIEGVDELARYKGESTFAEVKSLTDQAMDGTIAIDEIFARRLDVIRPTRSDCAAVGQLYVRDVEATALETVKAAQTDGWKVIILSGGFTDPILPLAHHLGIDTVEAVPLIFDDNGNYVDFDHDAPTTRNGGKPEVIARYKAANPDAKVVMVGDGVSDLEAQDVADIFIGFGGFAKRPAVVKGSKHFVDTLSDILALLP; from the coding sequence ATGACACACGACAAGCTTCTCTTCCTCGACTGCGATTCCACCCTTTCCGCCATCGAAGGCGTCGATGAACTCGCCCGCTATAAAGGCGAGTCCACCTTCGCCGAAGTGAAGTCACTCACCGACCAAGCAATGGACGGCACCATCGCCATCGACGAAATCTTCGCCCGCCGTCTCGACGTCATCCGCCCGACCCGCAGCGACTGCGCGGCCGTCGGCCAACTCTACGTCCGCGACGTTGAAGCCACCGCCTTAGAAACGGTCAAAGCAGCACAGACCGACGGGTGGAAAGTCATCATCCTCTCCGGTGGATTCACCGATCCCATCCTCCCGCTGGCACACCACCTCGGCATCGACACCGTAGAGGCCGTCCCACTCATTTTCGACGACAATGGCAACTACGTCGACTTCGACCACGATGCACCGACCACCCGCAATGGAGGCAAGCCTGAGGTCATCGCGCGCTACAAAGCAGCCAACCCGGACGCCAAAGTCGTCATGGTCGGCGACGGCGTCTCAGACCTCGAGGCCCAGGACGTCGCCGATATCTTCATCGGGTTTGGCGGCTTCGCCAAACGCCCGGCAGTGGTCAAAGGATCCAAGCACTTCGTTGACACCCTCAGCGACATTCTGGCGCTGCTTCCCTAG
- a CDS encoding glycosyltransferase family 39 protein: MTTELINRFRTLQKSERFWLWCVLGALTVFFLWLQGVPEDPAKSLTAIQEKWNAGEWAKTRDYARWGTHLFAWINAGICALLALTLPLWHRRGTAPATASTKTTPRWIWIALALVVALGGALRYQTATGGLWHDELHNAQRVNGYHRFDKKDPLFGEAKFRPAKWEETAFYYRKPTNHVAFSVPSRLTHSAWQAITGADRSQLSPFFLRLPSFLAALASIFLIGWLLVRWNLPLAGLLAAIFLAIHPWAIRWSVDARSYGLTMCFILVALHAVTGIVRSGKWRWWALFGFAQSYLMWLSVQNALLILPMLAVVIGQGIAAKRRDHTPLWPLFSKIILTSGVAACLFLQVMGPNLIQLKQYTDLKPPSESDYLRVGEATLSDTASNWLIGIPFDVPVVSGDLPITTFKSRYTNPTIGWVWASLSALFTLAGIGVMLKKPATRTAGWLALGLIVSAALVVGLSAAADMFFYPRFVAYLPLPLALGMGVFWTTRPSAGRRILGAATGVLFFALLASPQISNLFQHVHEPLPQISSKLDQIETDSGVAPLAATYGLAGEVMEEMVDPDVRGISSRDEIEQLIAKSRETGRPLFICYGNQSFNRVVIPDGFDLLDNPAYFTLVQRFVSNDPRHTFFLMKYVGE; encoded by the coding sequence ATGACCACCGAGCTCATCAACCGATTCCGAACACTCCAAAAGTCCGAGCGCTTCTGGCTTTGGTGCGTGCTCGGTGCGTTGACTGTGTTTTTCCTCTGGCTCCAAGGCGTGCCTGAGGATCCGGCCAAATCCCTCACAGCCATTCAGGAGAAATGGAACGCCGGCGAATGGGCAAAAACCCGTGACTACGCCCGCTGGGGGACTCATCTCTTCGCCTGGATCAACGCCGGCATCTGCGCCCTCCTCGCGCTCACTCTCCCGCTGTGGCATCGCCGAGGCACAGCACCCGCCACCGCATCCACCAAAACAACCCCGCGTTGGATCTGGATCGCGCTCGCTCTGGTCGTCGCTCTCGGCGGTGCGCTCCGCTACCAAACCGCCACCGGCGGACTTTGGCACGACGAGCTCCACAACGCCCAACGAGTCAACGGCTACCACCGCTTTGACAAAAAGGATCCGCTCTTCGGTGAAGCCAAATTCCGCCCCGCCAAGTGGGAGGAGACCGCATTCTACTACCGCAAGCCGACCAACCACGTCGCCTTCTCGGTGCCATCGCGCCTGACCCACAGCGCATGGCAAGCCATCACCGGCGCCGACCGCTCGCAGCTCTCCCCATTCTTCCTGCGCCTGCCATCGTTCCTGGCCGCGCTCGCATCCATCTTCCTCATCGGCTGGCTGCTGGTGCGTTGGAACCTACCACTCGCCGGTCTGCTCGCCGCCATCTTCCTCGCCATCCACCCGTGGGCCATCCGCTGGTCGGTCGACGCCCGCTCCTACGGCCTCACCATGTGCTTCATCCTCGTCGCACTGCACGCCGTCACCGGCATCGTGCGCTCCGGCAAGTGGCGATGGTGGGCTCTCTTCGGCTTTGCCCAAAGCTACCTGATGTGGCTCTCGGTGCAGAACGCCCTGCTCATCCTACCGATGCTGGCTGTCGTCATCGGCCAAGGAATTGCCGCCAAACGTCGCGACCACACACCTCTTTGGCCTCTGTTCTCCAAAATCATCCTCACCAGCGGAGTCGCTGCCTGCCTCTTCCTCCAGGTCATGGGGCCAAACCTGATCCAACTCAAACAATACACCGACCTCAAGCCCCCTTCGGAGTCCGACTACCTCCGCGTCGGCGAGGCAACCCTCTCCGACACCGCGTCCAACTGGCTCATCGGCATCCCATTCGACGTTCCTGTCGTAAGTGGCGACCTCCCGATCACCACGTTCAAATCCCGCTACACCAACCCAACCATCGGCTGGGTCTGGGCCTCGCTTTCCGCGTTGTTCACCCTCGCAGGTATCGGGGTGATGCTGAAAAAGCCAGCCACCCGCACCGCAGGTTGGCTGGCTTTAGGATTGATCGTTAGCGCCGCATTGGTCGTCGGCCTCAGCGCTGCGGCCGACATGTTCTTCTACCCGCGCTTTGTCGCCTACCTGCCGTTGCCGCTTGCACTTGGCATGGGCGTCTTCTGGACCACGCGACCATCCGCCGGACGCCGCATCCTCGGTGCTGCCACCGGTGTGCTGTTCTTCGCCCTGCTCGCCTCCCCCCAGATCAGCAACCTGTTCCAACACGTCCACGAACCCCTGCCGCAAATCAGCTCCAAGCTGGACCAGATCGAAACCGACTCCGGCGTGGCTCCGCTCGCAGCCACCTATGGACTCGCCGGAGAAGTCATGGAAGAAATGGTCGATCCTGATGTTCGAGGTATCAGCTCCCGCGATGAAATCGAACAGCTGATCGCCAAATCCCGCGAAACCGGTCGTCCGCTCTTCATCTGCTACGGCAACCAAAGTTTCAACCGTGTCGTCATCCCGGACGGATTTGATCTGCTCGATAATCCGGCTTACTTCACCCTCGTCCAACGCTTCGTCTCGAACGACCCACGACACACATTTTTCCTGATGAAATATGTCGGCGAATGA
- a CDS encoding porin — protein sequence MKSIVPLTIAALSLPCISHADLEADALREKIDRLQAELAAAQGQLAQMEGGDAAPVVPAAEPAKDVTVADAQEDDSWRSKLDLGGGIAVNYILGSYTRDGGRGPERGGNGGNFEFSTFRLNFDYNAEGAGFTGSGEYRFMDGYHFPRKFWFGWRGADESLLRVGHTLVPFGEGEWGPSKNWFYDGSYYVGLADDADIGVAYQFARGPWTIDLGYFLMAEPSGFGDSTDSARFGADIVDNGSPYAHYEERNQVNLRVVRKLDLGKETTLDLGGSFQAGMLIADDRFAEDSYQLATALHAKWKRGPWEIVGQATAWDYAADYHSSTGLSNDLIGMGAYDFEDPVASRAFLPSVSFAYIVEPKNIDWLDEITFYNDFSVMMKSGSDEFGNALRNSAMNTVGASLAIGDWFIFCDWVYSNGNYVVGNDPVTDFGANLNQTWQSRFNVNIGYSF from the coding sequence ATGAAAAGTATTGTTCCGTTGACTATTGCCGCACTCTCGTTGCCATGTATTAGCCATGCAGATCTGGAGGCGGATGCATTAAGAGAGAAGATCGATCGCTTGCAGGCCGAGTTGGCAGCTGCACAGGGTCAGTTGGCGCAGATGGAAGGGGGAGATGCGGCTCCGGTTGTTCCTGCTGCGGAGCCTGCAAAGGATGTAACCGTGGCGGATGCTCAGGAGGATGACTCGTGGCGCAGCAAGTTGGACCTTGGTGGCGGGATCGCTGTGAACTATATCCTGGGGTCTTACACCCGCGATGGTGGCCGCGGACCGGAGCGCGGCGGTAATGGTGGTAATTTCGAGTTTTCCACCTTCCGCTTGAATTTTGACTACAACGCCGAAGGAGCCGGGTTCACCGGATCTGGTGAGTACCGCTTCATGGATGGTTACCATTTCCCGCGCAAGTTCTGGTTCGGCTGGCGCGGTGCCGACGAATCGTTGCTGCGTGTGGGTCACACCCTGGTGCCATTTGGTGAGGGAGAGTGGGGTCCATCAAAGAACTGGTTCTACGACGGCTCGTACTACGTGGGCTTGGCGGACGACGCGGACATCGGAGTCGCGTATCAGTTTGCCCGCGGGCCATGGACGATTGACCTGGGTTATTTCTTGATGGCTGAGCCGAGTGGCTTTGGTGACTCGACCGACAGTGCGCGTTTTGGAGCGGACATCGTGGACAATGGATCGCCGTATGCGCACTATGAGGAGCGCAATCAGGTGAACCTGCGCGTGGTGCGGAAGCTGGATCTGGGCAAGGAGACGACCCTGGATCTGGGTGGATCGTTCCAAGCTGGCATGCTGATCGCCGACGATCGTTTTGCCGAGGATTCGTACCAGCTTGCCACGGCATTGCACGCCAAGTGGAAGCGTGGGCCGTGGGAGATTGTCGGTCAGGCGACTGCCTGGGACTACGCTGCGGACTATCACAGCAGCACTGGGTTGAGCAACGATTTGATCGGTATGGGTGCCTACGATTTCGAGGACCCTGTGGCATCCCGTGCATTCTTGCCATCGGTTAGCTTTGCCTACATCGTGGAGCCGAAGAACATCGACTGGCTCGACGAGATCACCTTCTACAATGACTTCTCGGTCATGATGAAGAGTGGCTCGGATGAATTCGGCAACGCGTTGCGGAACTCTGCGATGAACACGGTCGGTGCCTCGTTGGCGATTGGTGACTGGTTCATCTTCTGCGACTGGGTTTACTCCAACGGCAACTACGTTGTAGGTAACGACCCGGTTACCGACTTCGGCGCGAACTTGAACCAGACCTGGCAGTCGCGTTTCAACGTGAATATCGGCTACTCGTTTTAG
- a CDS encoding DUF3472 domain-containing protein, which produces MIKLASLALGALALAASVVTSSAISPEELVKRQCRSIHLGYQAPPGEWAMVDVTATKSAPGTYFCAMGFNKGYFGMQELHNGKKVIIFSVWDSKSDPRAHIRADDTPEEDRVGVIEIGEGVRPDRFGGEGTGSKSFFAYDWKIDEPVRFAVHAKPEGKFTTFSGYFFDSKRKVWQLMAKFRTEHGEPLGGYYSFIEDFRRNYESAKISRTANFTNGWVKSTDGKWVPMVEARFTGDSTPSTNIDAGPIEDGFFLATGGDTEPKTTKLWDVMKRNAPKAEAPELNGLPGAE; this is translated from the coding sequence ATGATCAAACTCGCATCTCTCGCTCTGGGCGCGCTCGCGCTGGCCGCATCCGTGGTCACCAGCTCCGCCATTTCTCCAGAAGAACTGGTCAAACGCCAGTGCCGCTCAATCCACCTCGGCTACCAGGCCCCTCCCGGCGAATGGGCAATGGTCGACGTCACCGCCACCAAGTCCGCTCCAGGCACGTACTTCTGCGCCATGGGCTTCAACAAGGGCTACTTCGGCATGCAAGAGCTCCACAACGGCAAAAAGGTCATCATCTTCTCGGTCTGGGACTCGAAAAGCGACCCACGCGCCCACATCCGCGCCGATGACACCCCGGAAGAGGACCGCGTCGGCGTGATCGAAATCGGTGAAGGCGTCCGCCCGGATCGCTTCGGCGGCGAAGGCACCGGCAGCAAGAGCTTCTTCGCCTACGACTGGAAAATCGACGAACCCGTGCGCTTCGCCGTCCACGCCAAACCTGAAGGTAAGTTCACCACCTTCTCCGGCTACTTCTTCGACTCAAAGCGCAAGGTCTGGCAGTTGATGGCAAAGTTCCGTACCGAACACGGCGAACCTCTCGGCGGCTATTACTCGTTCATTGAGGACTTTCGCCGCAACTACGAGTCGGCCAAAATCTCCCGCACCGCCAACTTCACCAACGGTTGGGTGAAATCTACCGATGGCAAATGGGTGCCAATGGTCGAAGCCCGCTTCACTGGCGACAGCACACCATCCACCAACATCGACGCCGGCCCAATCGAAGACGGGTTCTTCCTCGCCACAGGTGGCGACACCGAGCCCAAGACCACCAAGCTCTGGGACGTGATGAAGCGCAACGCACCAAAAGCAGAAGCACCAGAACTCAACGGCCTCCCAGGCGCTGAGTAA
- the lysA gene encoding diaminopimelate decarboxylase, with amino-acid sequence MHSFDYENGSLHCEGVDIASIAKQFGTPTYVYSKATLSDHYTRLDQAMAPVDHMVCYAVKANSNLAVINTLAKLGSGFDIVSAGELFRVIKAGGDPRRCTFAGVGKTVDELRYALENDIYSINVESLAELETINQVAGDMGKVAPVALRVNPNVDAKTHKYISTGKSENKFGIDFSRIEAAYADAAERLPNVKLHGLQMHIGSQLTSVDPFIEAVKKVAPLAAKLKETYGIEFFSIGGGVGIVYHETLPSGHPDWWTNDSPSASPLTIDRYAAAILPELKNLGLRILLEPGRLIAGNAGALVTKVLYTKKGDAKTFQIVDSGMGDLIRPALYEGHHDIVPVAEPTTDEKETIDVVGPICETGDFFVQNADLPKLEQGNLIALLSAGAYGFTMASNYNSRPLPAEVMVDGEQVHLIRKRQTLDDLIAGESLLP; translated from the coding sequence ATGCACTCTTTCGACTACGAAAACGGCAGCCTTCACTGCGAGGGCGTTGACATCGCCTCGATCGCCAAGCAGTTCGGCACCCCGACCTACGTCTACAGCAAAGCCACACTCAGCGACCACTACACCCGCCTCGACCAGGCCATGGCTCCGGTCGACCACATGGTCTGCTACGCGGTCAAAGCCAACTCAAACTTGGCAGTGATCAACACATTGGCCAAGCTCGGCAGTGGCTTCGACATCGTCTCAGCGGGTGAGCTTTTCCGCGTCATCAAGGCCGGCGGCGACCCACGCCGCTGCACATTCGCCGGCGTCGGCAAGACCGTCGACGAACTGCGCTACGCCTTGGAAAACGACATCTACTCGATCAATGTCGAGAGCCTCGCCGAGCTCGAAACCATCAACCAGGTCGCCGGTGATATGGGCAAAGTCGCGCCAGTCGCTCTGCGCGTGAACCCAAACGTCGACGCCAAGACCCACAAGTACATCTCCACCGGCAAGTCGGAGAATAAGTTTGGCATCGACTTCAGCCGCATCGAAGCCGCCTACGCAGACGCCGCGGAGCGCCTGCCAAATGTGAAGCTCCATGGTTTGCAGATGCACATCGGCTCGCAGCTCACCTCGGTCGATCCATTCATCGAAGCGGTGAAGAAAGTCGCCCCGCTCGCCGCCAAGCTCAAGGAAACCTACGGCATCGAGTTCTTCTCGATCGGTGGCGGCGTCGGCATCGTCTACCACGAAACCCTCCCATCCGGCCACCCGGACTGGTGGACCAATGACTCGCCTAGCGCCAGCCCATTGACCATCGACCGCTACGCTGCAGCCATCCTGCCTGAACTCAAAAACCTCGGCCTGCGCATCCTGCTCGAACCCGGCCGACTCATCGCGGGCAACGCCGGCGCTCTCGTCACCAAGGTGCTCTACACCAAGAAAGGCGACGCCAAAACCTTCCAAATCGTCGACTCCGGCATGGGCGACCTCATCCGCCCGGCCCTCTACGAAGGCCATCACGACATCGTCCCTGTCGCCGAGCCGACCACCGACGAAAAGGAAACCATCGACGTGGTTGGCCCAATCTGCGAAACCGGCGACTTCTTCGTCCAAAACGCAGACCTGCCAAAACTCGAGCAAGGTAACCTCATCGCGCTACTCAGCGCCGGTGCTTACGGGTTCACCATGGCATCGAACTACAACTCGCGCCCACTCCCGGCCGAGGTCATGGTCGATGGCGAGCAAGTCCACCTCATCCGCAAGCGCCAGACTCTCGATGATCTGATTGCAGGTGAATCTCTGCTTCCATAA
- the bioB gene encoding biotin synthase BioB produces the protein MKFDDLKAIYEQPFFDLLKQAREVHEANWPKNEVQLCTLLSIKTGGCSEDCGYCAQSSRYKNDVTAERLMEKDAVMERAEAARNNGSTRFCMGAAWKGVRAGTKRFDQVIDIIQSVSSLGMEVCVTLGEVGPEEAKLLRDAGVTAYNHNIDTSPEHYPNIVTTHTYEDRLNTIKNVQDAGMSVCSGGILGLGETTDDRLRMLEVLSSFNPAPESVPINSLMPMPGTPLEGAPPVETFDLVRMIATARIAIPKAKVRLSAGRTQLSREAQTLCFYAGANSIFYGEKLLTAKNPQVEQDLALMADLNLTPQKPDRSLMPPEKDADRENMPADVVASSSEACSTNESCCSH, from the coding sequence ATGAAATTCGACGATCTCAAAGCCATCTACGAGCAGCCGTTCTTTGACCTGCTCAAGCAAGCCCGCGAAGTCCACGAAGCCAACTGGCCGAAGAACGAAGTGCAGCTCTGCACCTTGCTCTCGATCAAAACCGGCGGCTGCTCGGAAGACTGCGGATACTGCGCCCAAAGCTCGCGCTACAAAAACGACGTCACCGCCGAGCGCTTGATGGAAAAAGACGCCGTCATGGAGCGCGCCGAAGCCGCACGCAACAACGGCTCGACCCGCTTCTGCATGGGCGCCGCCTGGAAAGGCGTCCGCGCCGGCACCAAACGCTTCGACCAGGTGATCGATATCATCCAGTCGGTCTCCAGCCTCGGCATGGAAGTCTGCGTCACCCTCGGTGAAGTCGGCCCTGAAGAAGCCAAGCTCCTGCGCGATGCCGGTGTCACCGCATACAACCACAACATCGACACCTCGCCGGAACACTACCCGAACATCGTCACCACCCACACCTACGAAGACCGCCTCAATACGATCAAAAACGTGCAGGACGCCGGTATGTCGGTCTGCTCGGGCGGCATCCTCGGTCTCGGTGAAACCACAGACGACCGCCTCCGCATGCTTGAGGTGCTTTCGTCGTTCAACCCGGCTCCCGAGTCGGTGCCGATCAACTCGCTGATGCCAATGCCAGGCACCCCGCTCGAAGGCGCTCCACCAGTCGAGACCTTCGACCTGGTGCGCATGATCGCCACCGCCCGCATCGCCATCCCGAAAGCCAAAGTCCGCCTCTCGGCAGGCCGCACCCAACTTTCCCGCGAAGCCCAGACACTCTGCTTCTACGCCGGTGCCAACTCGATCTTCTACGGCGAGAAACTCCTCACCGCGAAGAACCCACAGGTTGAACAAGACCTCGCACTGATGGCAGACCTCAACCTTACCCCGCAAAAGCCTGACCGCTCGCTGATGCCACCGGAAAAGGACGCCGACCGCGAGAACATGCCAGCCGACGTCGTCGCCAGCAGCTCGGAAGCCTGCTCGACCAACGAAAGCTGCTGCTCGCACTAA
- a CDS encoding flavin monoamine oxidase family protein — protein MAAPILIIGAGLSGLVAAYRLHQQGREVRILEARDRAGGRIQTLRGKRDTPMELGATWIHPPHLRLRSLVDELGLELFPQYMAGAALYQAAMNHPPQTFEMPGDEPFFRVVGGTQRITDALLERLPEGCVHYGARVSELRTGADGDVELQLSGGDHVLKASQVVVTLPPQRWAGDVRFSPPLSDALIEVATATHTWMADSMKCAVEYERPWWRERGLSGALFSQQGPLIEFMDQCDFENQKFALCGFVNRGLIDGLEREQQIALIDAQLKQAFGSDALDYVGIELKAWQGELGVNEGLVPHQFNGHPELQRGYWGGRLYFAGTETAHPHGGFMEGAVIAAERVVAELVFDS, from the coding sequence ATGGCAGCACCCATTCTCATCATTGGAGCCGGACTCAGCGGGTTGGTCGCGGCGTATCGTTTGCACCAGCAGGGGCGTGAGGTTCGGATATTGGAAGCGCGCGACCGTGCCGGCGGGCGGATCCAGACGCTGCGGGGAAAACGGGACACTCCGATGGAGCTCGGTGCCACCTGGATTCACCCGCCGCATCTGCGTTTGCGCTCGCTGGTTGATGAACTCGGGCTTGAGTTGTTTCCGCAGTACATGGCTGGGGCGGCGTTGTATCAGGCGGCGATGAACCATCCGCCGCAGACCTTCGAGATGCCGGGCGATGAGCCGTTCTTCCGCGTGGTCGGCGGGACACAGCGGATCACCGATGCGTTGCTTGAGCGTCTGCCCGAAGGGTGTGTGCACTATGGGGCTCGGGTGTCGGAGCTACGCACGGGGGCTGATGGTGATGTTGAGCTTCAGCTGAGCGGGGGCGACCACGTGCTCAAGGCATCGCAGGTAGTGGTGACCTTGCCGCCGCAGCGCTGGGCGGGGGACGTGCGCTTCTCACCGCCGCTGTCCGACGCGCTGATAGAGGTGGCGACGGCGACTCACACGTGGATGGCGGATTCGATGAAGTGTGCGGTGGAGTACGAGCGGCCGTGGTGGCGCGAGCGTGGATTGAGTGGTGCGTTGTTCAGCCAGCAGGGGCCCTTGATCGAATTCATGGACCAGTGTGATTTTGAGAACCAAAAATTCGCGCTGTGTGGGTTCGTCAACCGCGGGCTGATTGATGGATTGGAGCGCGAGCAGCAGATCGCGCTGATCGACGCACAACTTAAACAAGCGTTTGGTAGCGACGCGCTGGATTACGTCGGGATCGAGCTCAAAGCGTGGCAGGGTGAACTTGGAGTTAACGAGGGCTTGGTGCCGCATCAGTTCAATGGGCACCCGGAATTGCAGCGGGGGTATTGGGGCGGGAGGCTTTATTTTGCGGGGACTGAGACAGCGCACCCTCATGGTGGGTTTATGGAGGGGGCTGTGATTGCCGCCGAGCGGGTGGTCGCGGAACTGGTTTTTGATAGTTGA
- a CDS encoding DUF2721 domain-containing protein, whose product MILEISTPALLFPAVSLLFLSFTNRFLHLAALIRKLHDDWLRNGEPMLRAQIENLRRRMKLIRSMQLYGALSLLCCVISMVTVMLGFNLAGWITFGLALFLMGISLTCLALEVFISGGALAILLNEMDRQDDQ is encoded by the coding sequence GTGATTCTGGAAATTTCCACACCTGCTTTGTTGTTCCCCGCGGTGAGCTTGCTCTTCCTCTCGTTCACCAACCGCTTCCTCCATCTGGCAGCGCTCATCCGCAAGCTGCACGATGACTGGCTGAGGAACGGCGAACCCATGCTCCGCGCACAGATCGAAAACCTGCGCCGCCGCATGAAACTGATCCGCTCAATGCAGCTCTATGGCGCGCTCAGCCTGCTCTGCTGCGTGATCTCAATGGTCACCGTAATGCTAGGCTTCAACTTGGCCGGCTGGATCACCTTCGGCCTCGCACTCTTCCTCATGGGCATTTCACTCACCTGCCTGGCTCTGGAAGTCTTCATCTCAGGCGGGGCACTCGCCATCCTGCTCAACGAAATGGACCGCCAGGACGACCAATAG
- the mnmA gene encoding tRNA 2-thiouridine(34) synthase MnmA encodes MARILVGLSGGVDSAVAAALLQRQGHDVVGAYMKNWINEENIVGNCPWMEDIEDARAVAEKLGIEFRVVNLMKDYRDRVVKYLLSGYESGVTPNPDVMCNREMKFGVFLDYALEHGFEAVATGHYCRRRENADGTFDLLRGVDGNKDQSYFLALVNQYQLEHARFPVGELTKPEVRELAQELDLPNATKKDSQGICFIGEIKMSDFLKNFVPDSPGNIVTVDGKVVGRHEGLHLYTLGQRKGHGVASPRHGVAYVVVAKNPERNELVVGYDEPETPGLYTKSCTLMELSFPNGELSGEVRVLAQPRYRTSAEPATLVISEDGKSAELVFDDPQRALTPGQICAIYDLEDQALVVGAVFAEIHPE; translated from the coding sequence ATGGCTAGAATTCTCGTTGGATTGTCCGGAGGCGTGGACAGCGCGGTCGCCGCAGCATTGCTGCAGCGGCAGGGCCACGATGTGGTCGGGGCGTACATGAAGAACTGGATCAACGAAGAGAACATCGTCGGCAATTGCCCGTGGATGGAAGACATCGAGGATGCCCGCGCCGTGGCGGAGAAACTCGGGATCGAGTTCCGCGTGGTGAACTTGATGAAGGACTACCGCGACCGGGTGGTGAAGTATTTGCTCAGCGGCTACGAGTCGGGAGTGACTCCGAACCCGGATGTGATGTGCAACCGCGAGATGAAGTTTGGTGTGTTCCTTGATTATGCGTTGGAGCACGGCTTCGAAGCGGTGGCGACCGGGCATTACTGCCGCCGCCGGGAGAACGCGGATGGGACGTTTGACCTGCTGCGCGGAGTCGATGGCAACAAAGACCAAAGCTACTTTTTGGCGCTGGTGAACCAGTATCAGCTGGAGCATGCGCGCTTCCCAGTGGGCGAGCTGACCAAGCCCGAGGTGCGTGAGCTGGCGCAGGAGCTCGATTTGCCAAACGCAACCAAGAAGGACAGCCAGGGGATTTGCTTCATCGGCGAGATCAAGATGAGCGACTTCCTGAAGAATTTCGTGCCGGATAGTCCGGGCAACATTGTGACTGTCGACGGCAAAGTGGTCGGGAGGCACGAGGGCTTGCACTTGTACACACTCGGCCAACGCAAGGGTCACGGAGTCGCGTCGCCGCGTCATGGGGTGGCGTATGTGGTTGTTGCCAAGAACCCGGAGCGCAATGAGCTGGTGGTCGGCTACGACGAGCCGGAGACGCCAGGGCTTTACACCAAGTCGTGCACGTTGATGGAGCTGAGCTTCCCGAATGGGGAGCTCAGCGGAGAGGTGCGTGTGTTGGCGCAGCCTCGGTACCGCACCAGCGCCGAGCCGGCGACCTTGGTGATCTCAGAGGACGGGAAGTCAGCCGAGTTGGTCTTTGACGACCCCCAGCGCGCGCTCACGCCGGGCCAGATCTGCGCTATCTATGACTTGGAGGATCAGGCACTCGTGGTGGGGGCTGTGTTTGCTGAGATCCATCCAGAGTAG